The genome window AAGCATTATAATCACGATCTGCCACCCAACCACAGTTGGGGCAAACAAATGTTCTGTCAGCAAGAGTAAGGTCGTTTCTCACATAACCACATCTCGCACACATCCTTGACGTGTTTCTTGGGTCTACCTTCACCACCCTCCTACCAGCTCTTTCAGCCTTGTAGGAGAGGTGATGAAGGAAGAGGGAGAAGTTTGAGTGAAGAATATGCTTCCTAAGGGTCTTGCTTTTTGGTCTCTCTACCATTTGTTTGGTTTCCAGATCTTCAACGTAAATCTCGTCATATTGTTCCACTAGCCATGTGGTTATCTTGTGTATGTAATCGTTCATAACGTTCTTGGCGTGTTCGTGAAGTTTTGCGAGCTTAACCCTAGTCTTTTCATAGTTCTTAGAACCTTTCTTTTTCCTAGATAATATTCGTTGGACAAGACGTATTTTCTTCTCGATCTTGTCGAACACTTTTGGATTTTCTATAACAATACCATCTGATGTTGTAACTAGTTTCTCAACACCAACGTCAACACCTACTCTCCTACCGTTACTTGGTAATGGTTTCTTTTCAACCTCAATCTGGAATATGGCATACCAGCCTGTAGCATTTTTCACTATAAGCACTCCCTTTACTCTCCCTTCTAAGGGTCTGTGAAAGAATACCTTTACGAAACCTATCTTTGAGAGAATTAGCTTATCTCCCTCAACCTTGAAACCAGATTGATTATAGTTTATGAACTTGAGGATCTTCTTATATCTAAGCCTACCAACTTTCTTTCCTTTCTTCTTGAGTTCGTGAAGTGCTCTAATATTATACCATAATACATTGTTTACCATTTGGAGGGCCTTTGAGTATACCAGTTCCTTTCCCTCAACTTTCAAGTCCTTGATCATTGCTTGGGTGTCACTTGGGGTTATCTTCTTTCCCTCTCTTCTCGCTTTCGTAATAACGTCTAACAACGTGTTGTAAACTTTTGCTTCAATTTGCATTACTCTGAGGAGTTTTTCCTCTACTTCTCTCGACGGGTAAATCTTGTACTTGAAGGATAGTTGTACTACGTTATTTTTTCCCTTGGCTCTCCACATAGTTCTCCTCTAACGTAACTTGTCCGCTAGTTGCCAAGAAGTAGGATGGGGACCATAGATGCCCCTTCCATAACTTGTGGAAATTTTCTCTGTATCTCCCTTGAGGTTATTGTCTTTATCGTATTTATGTACCTTGGTATGTTAAGGGTTGGTTTAGCCTTGAATAACATGTGGAAGTGATCCTTGTCAACGCTAATGTCTATAACTTCGAATGTTTTGCTTATTTCAAGAATTGTTTCTTTCAAGAAATTTATGATCTCCTCATTGTCGAACACTTTCCTGCGGTACTTCACTACCTGAACATAGTGGTAGTAAAGCACGTAAACTGAATGTGCATTTCTGTTCAATCTTTTCCGCATAGTTACATGTATTTTTCAAAAACTATAAAAATCTTTCTATAAGGGGGCTATCCCTCACGGAAGGGGACTTTCGCCCCCTTAACCCCCATAAAGTTAAAAATACTCCATTTACCTAGGTTACTGAATTTGATAAATACTCTAAAAAGTTCTTAATTGTAGCCTGTCGTATATATTGCTAAGAGTCCTAATTCTTCTTATGGAGAATAACTGTTGATAAACGGAAAGCTACGTTTGAATCTCCTTCCTAGCTTAAATGTTTAACCCATAAATATGATTTTAATATTATAAATAGTTAATAAAAATCTCTGAATATTATTTGTGTAAACTTTAATTATCGCTAAGAATTTATAGAAGATAGATTTTTTAGCACTCTTAACTATCTCAAGGACATTTTAACTACGTGAATTTTATTACAGTATATCTTATAAAGATTATTGGAATCATTTTCATAGAGAGTAAAAGAAACAAGAATCGGTTATTTTGCAACAAATTGATGATAAATCATAAATATATTATATAATATTATCTACTATTGTGAATAGACTGATCAGACAGAAAATAAATGGGCCTAGGAGATTAAGGGAACTCATGAATTCAAAGGACCTCATATTAGCTCCTGGAGCTTACGACGCATTAAGTGCGAGATTAATAGAACTGACTGGGTTTGATGTAGTATATATGACCGGATTTGGAACTGCAGCGAGTATGCTAGGATACCCAGATGTAGGATTGATTACCATGCATGAAATGGTAGATAATGCGAAAAGAATCGTTGATGCCGTTAATATTCCAGTTATTGCTGACGCTGATACCGGTTATGGAAATCCGATTAATGTAATTAGGACGGTCCAAGAATATGAAAGAGTGGGAGTAGCAGGTATACACATTGAGGATCAGGTATTCCCTAAGAAGTGTGGGCATATTACTGGGAAACAAGTAATTCCCCTAGAAGAGATGGTAGAGAAAGTAAGTGCAGCTAAGGATGCTAAACTATCTAAAGATTTCGTATTAATAGCGAGGACAGATGCCATAGCGGTGGAAGGATTAGATTCCGCATTAGAAAGGGCAAAGGAGTATTATAGAGCTGGTGCTGATGTGATTTTTGTAGAAGCTCCGGAAAGTAGAGAGCAGATAGAAATTATATCTAAAGAATTAAAGGGTATTCCATTATTATTCAATTGGGCCGAAGGAGGTAGAACTCCGCCAGTTACTCTAGAGGTCTTGAGGAAACTGGGTTACAAAATAGTCATCTTCCCCATCTCTACGTTACTAGCAGCTACTAAAGCTATTAAGGAAGTTTTAGAGGAAATAAATAAGGATGGGACTCCAATTAACGTAATGAACAGACTATATCCATTCAAGGATTTCTTGGATTTCATTGGTTTACCAGAAGTTCAAGAGCTTGAAAGGAAATACATAACAAAGTCAAGGACTTAGAATTAGCTTTTATTTTTGCTTAAAAAGATGATAGTAGGCATAATCTTTTCATGACTTGTTTGAAACATGTTTGAAAGAGATATATTAACGACTCATCGCTTTAAATTACCTATGGGTAGGGTATTAGAAGAGGTCAAGAAGTATTATGGGAGACTGAAGCTATACATAAACGGTGAGCTTATAGATTCTAAAACTAATACAGTAGGTAATGCATATAATCCAGCTAAAGATGATGTTATCGCTGAAGTCCCATTCTCAACTAAGGATGAAGTTAAAGAGGCTGTACAATCAGCACAAGATGCATTTCAGAAGTGGAGAGAAGTTCCGATAACGACTAGAATACAATACCTCTTCGCACTTAAGAGTAAGTTAGAGGATTATTCAGAAACAATATCTAAGATAATTGTTCAAAACCACGGAAAGACTATCCAAGAGGCTAGAGGAGATATGAGGAGAACTATAGAAAACGTTGAGGCTGCAATTGCTGTTGCTTACACTTTATATAAGGGTGAACATCTAGACCAAGTATCTCAGGAGGTTGATGAGACCGTTATTAGAGAGCCTTTAGGAGTTTTTGGAATTATAACTCCATTTAATTTCCCAACAATGGTTCCTTTTTGGTTCTTACCATTTGCAATAGTTTTAGGCAATACGGTAGTCGTTAAGCCTTCTGAGATAACTCCAGTACCAATGGATTTTATTACTAGAATTTTTGATGAAATCAAATTGCCTAGAGGCGTTGTAAACGTTGTTCACGGTGCTAAGGATGTAGTTGACGAGTTTCTTACCAATAAATTAATTCAAGGTGTAACTTTTGTAGGTTCGACTAGAGTGGGAAAGTACATTTATGAGAATGCTGGGAAGAACGGTAAGAAGGCCATTGTTCAAGCTGGAGCTAAGAACTTTGTTGTAGTAATGCCAGATGCTGATTTAAATAAGGCAATACCCTCTATTGTCTCAGCGTTCTTCGGTAACGCTGGGCAAAGATGTTTAGCTGCTGCTAATTTAGTAGCAGTAGGTAATATTTACGATGAGGTTAAGAGAAAGTTCATAGAGGCTTCAAAACAATTAAAGATAGGTTACGGTCTAGATGAAAGTGTAGATATGGGTCCAGTAGTTACAAAAGATGCTAAAAAGAGGATAATAGGATACATAGAGAAAGGTATAGAAGAAGGCGCTAAACTGTTGTTGGATGGAAGAGATGTTAAAGTACCTGAATACCCCAATGGGTATTTTCTGGGTCCAACAATATTTGACGAGGTGACACCTGAGATGACGATAGCAAAGGAGGAGATATTTGGACCAGTAGCATCAATAATTCACGTAAGAAGTTTAGATGAGGCAATAGATATTATAAACCGGAGCAATTACGGTAATGCATCATCAATATTTACTACAAGTGGTTATTATGCTAGAAAGTTTAGGCGTGAAGTCAATGCCGGAAACATAGGTATTAATATAGGAGTTGCTGCTCCAATGGCGTTCTTCCCATTTGGAGGTAGGAAAGAATCCTTCTTTGGAGTGTTGCATGGGCAAATAGATAGCGTAGACTTCTTCACAGATAAGAAGGTAGTAATAACCAGATGGTAAAATTAATTTTTAACTATCCTTTTTCTCCCCTTCTTGCTGCAAGCCACTATTAACTACATTGTAGAATTTTAGATCATTAATATATCGTTTAATTATTCTCGATTCAGCCGATCTTAAATGATAGGTGAATGTAGATTTACTTATATTTATCAATTTAGATATTTTATCAGACTTAATTCTTCTAGGAAAATCAAAATATCCATTTTTATAAGCCAAAATTAAAGTTCTGAGCTCATATGGAGTAAGTTCATCATCTGTAATATTTAACTCTTGAAAGCTAATAAACTCCACATTGCCTTTTGACCTAAGCTTCTCCCTCAATTCATTTATGTAACTTTCATATAATAAAACTCGCCAATATTCCTTTCCATCATATTTAAATCCATCTAAGATTATACCATCTACGGAGCTTATATTATCCATTACACTATATTTATATCTCTTTCTGAAATCAAACAGTATTTTCTTGT of Sulfolobus sp. E5-1-F contains these proteins:
- a CDS encoding RNA-guided endonuclease InsQ/TnpB family protein, with product MWRAKGKNNVVQLSFKYKIYPSREVEEKLLRVMQIEAKVYNTLLDVITKARREGKKITPSDTQAMIKDLKVEGKELVYSKALQMVNNVLWYNIRALHELKKKGKKVGRLRYKKILKFINYNQSGFKVEGDKLILSKIGFVKVFFHRPLEGRVKGVLIVKNATGWYAIFQIEVEKKPLPSNGRRVGVDVGVEKLVTTSDGIVIENPKVFDKIEKKIRLVQRILSRKKKGSKNYEKTRVKLAKLHEHAKNVMNDYIHKITTWLVEQYDEIYVEDLETKQMVERPKSKTLRKHILHSNFSLFLHHLSYKAERAGRRVVKVDPRNTSRMCARCGYVRNDLTLADRTFVCPNCGWVADRDYNASLNILCAGSGLPLVPVDGKPLLYIPFSEGVYSKFPGRSRKSSS
- a CDS encoding isocitrate lyase/PEP mutase family protein, which translates into the protein MNRLIRQKINGPRRLRELMNSKDLILAPGAYDALSARLIELTGFDVVYMTGFGTAASMLGYPDVGLITMHEMVDNAKRIVDAVNIPVIADADTGYGNPINVIRTVQEYERVGVAGIHIEDQVFPKKCGHITGKQVIPLEEMVEKVSAAKDAKLSKDFVLIARTDAIAVEGLDSALERAKEYYRAGADVIFVEAPESREQIEIISKELKGIPLLFNWAEGGRTPPVTLEVLRKLGYKIVIFPISTLLAATKAIKEVLEEINKDGTPINVMNRLYPFKDFLDFIGLPEVQELERKYITKSRT
- a CDS encoding CoA-acylating methylmalonate-semialdehyde dehydrogenase; its protein translation is MFERDILTTHRFKLPMGRVLEEVKKYYGRLKLYINGELIDSKTNTVGNAYNPAKDDVIAEVPFSTKDEVKEAVQSAQDAFQKWREVPITTRIQYLFALKSKLEDYSETISKIIVQNHGKTIQEARGDMRRTIENVEAAIAVAYTLYKGEHLDQVSQEVDETVIREPLGVFGIITPFNFPTMVPFWFLPFAIVLGNTVVVKPSEITPVPMDFITRIFDEIKLPRGVVNVVHGAKDVVDEFLTNKLIQGVTFVGSTRVGKYIYENAGKNGKKAIVQAGAKNFVVVMPDADLNKAIPSIVSAFFGNAGQRCLAAANLVAVGNIYDEVKRKFIEASKQLKIGYGLDESVDMGPVVTKDAKKRIIGYIEKGIEEGAKLLLDGRDVKVPEYPNGYFLGPTIFDEVTPEMTIAKEEIFGPVASIIHVRSLDEAIDIINRSNYGNASSIFTTSGYYARKFRREVNAGNIGINIGVAAPMAFFPFGGRKESFFGVLHGQIDSVDFFTDKKVVITRW
- a CDS encoding helix-turn-helix domain-containing protein, translated to MSDRLLEITFSVEHENCWTNLVGKYVVKTMRFSVDTERDFIRSLIVIDKKYKDLINKIKRNNSFIGYSSINLTSDNKKILFDFRKRYKYSVMDNISSVDGIILDGFKYDGKEYWRVLLYESYINELREKLRSKGNVEFISFQELNITDDELTPYELRTLILAYKNGYFDFPRRIKSDKISKLINISKSTFTYHLRSAESRIIKRYINDLKFYNVVNSGLQQEGEKKDS